A section of the Primulina eburnea isolate SZY01 chromosome 1, ASM2296580v1, whole genome shotgun sequence genome encodes:
- the LOC140839445 gene encoding BTB/POZ domain-containing protein At5g66560-like yields MLKPASETAGSKGQAWFCTTGLPSDVIIEVIDMTFHLHKFPLMSKSRKLHDLITEEEKNQPRITKVQNPYESRKKIDSDNQEDQDIEEDEEECHITFPDFPGGSESFETAAKFCYGVKIDLSATNAAALRCAAEYLQMTEEFSADNLIWRSEIFLSQSVFKNIKHSVKTLSSCEKLLPMAEDLGIVWGCIEAIATKAATVDPSLFGWPVNDEALTNIGVHEARGSAEFSRGGAAAGGDSWLDELWLLSLPILKRLIFAMKNLNSSSEIIESCLISYAKKYIPGISRTTNKPSSSSRVPTENEQRELLETIVSHLPAYKTSHSNLSSKTTRFLFGLLRTAYILNASGDCRSALEKIIGSQLEHATLDDLLIPSYSYLNETLYDVDCVEKILQYFLQGTGERSVDRIGGDESGNHRSAALILVGKLLDGYLSEVSSDSNLKPEKFYDLAVALPNHARIFDDGLYRAVDVYLKAHPWLSEAEREKICGVLDYQKLTLEACTHAAQNERLPLRAVVQVLFFEQLQLRHAIAGTNYISSDAGTSAELSRPSIENGGRVKAVEDDADASEAISPEERRTWRAAVNENQVLRVRVNSMRTRVHELEREYCTMKKAIEKIEMVDPKRHVGRGSWLSKFGCKFKSQVCDSHERAAAAAETRKGRSHRPAAMKN; encoded by the exons ATGTTGAAGCCGGCATCAGAAACAGCGGGTTCCAAAGGGCAGGCATG GTTTTGCACAACAGGGTTGCCGAGTGACGTCATAATCGAAGTTATTGACATGACTTTTCATCTTCACAAG TTCCCTCTGATGTCAAAAAGTAGGAAGCTTCACGACCTGATAACTGAAGAAGAGAAAAACCAACCAAGAATCACAAAAGTCCAAAACCCATATGAATCCAGAAAGAAAATTGACAGCGATAATCAAGAAGATCAAGACATTGAAGAGGACGAGGAAGAGTGTCACATCACCTTCCCAGATTTTCCGGGGGGTTCTGAATCTTTTGAAACCGCCGCGAAATTCTGTTACGGCGTGAAAATAGATCTCTCGGCCACCAATGCCGCCGCCCTCCGTTGTGCCGCTGAATACTTACAGATGACTGAAGAGTTTTCGGCAGACAATCTCATTTGGAGAAGTGAGATTTTTCTGTCCCAATCTGTGTTCAAGAATATCAAACATTCTGTTAAAACGCTATCCTCTTGCGAGAAGCTGTTGCCGATGGCGGAAGATCTCGGCATTGTTTGGGGATGTATAGAGGCCATTGCCACCAAAGCCGCCACCGTAGACCCTTCGCTGTTCGGATGGCCGGTGAATGATGAAGCTCTAACCAACATAGGGGTGCATGAAGCTAGAGGGAGTGCGGAATTCAGTAGAGGAGGAGCAGCAGCAGGTGGGGATTCATGGTTAGATGAGCTATGGCTTTTGAGTCTTCCGATTCTCAAGCGCTTGATTTTCGCCATGAAAAATTTGAATTCGAGCTCAGAAATTATCGAGAGCTGTTTGATTTCCTACGCGAAAAAGTACATTCCCGGAATCTCTCGCACAACTAATAAGCCATCGTCCTCTTCTAGGGTTCCAACAGAGAACGAACAGAGAGAGCTTCTAGAGACGATTGTTTCTCATCTCCCTGCATATAAAACCTCGCACTCGAATCTGTCGTCAAAAACGACGAGATTTTTGTTCGGATTGCTGCGAACTGCGTATATTTTGAATGCTTCGGGGGATTGCAGATCAGCACTGGAGAAGATAATCGGATCACAACTAGAACACGCCACCTTGGATGACTTGCTTATTCCGAGCTACTCGTACTTGAATGAAACGTTGTACGATGTCGATTGTGTGGAAAAGATTTTACAATATTTTCTTCAAGGAACTGGAGAGAGATCGGTAGATAGAATAGGTGGAGATGAGAGTGGTAATCACAGATCGGCGGCGTTAATTCTGGTGGGAAAGTTGCTAGATGGATACCTATCGGAAGTTTCTTCCGACTCTAATTTGAAGCCGGAGAAATTCTACGACCTCGCCGTTGCGCTGCCGAATCACGCCAGAATATTCGACGACGGACTTTATCGAGCCGTCGATGTTTATCTCAAG GCTCACCCTTGGTTATCAGAAGCAGAGAGGGAGAAGATTTGCGGTGTGCTGGATTACCAGAAACTCACTCTAGAGGCGTGCACTCATGCAGCTCAGAACGAGCGTCTGCCTCTTAGGGCGGTGGTTCAGGTGCTGTTCTTCGAGCAGCTTCAGCTCCGCCATGCCATCGCAGGTACAAATTATATCTCCTCCGACGCAGGAACCTCGGCGGAGTTGTCTCGGCCGTCCATCGAGAACGGAGGAAGAGTGAAGGCAGTGGAGGACGACGCGGATGCGTCTGAGGCGATCTCGCCGGAGGAGAGACGGACGTGGAGAGCGGCGGTGAACGAGAACCAGGTGCTGCGCGTGCGCGTGAATAGCATGAGGACTCGGGTGCACGAGCTGGAGCGGGAGTACTGCACCATGAAGAAGGCGATCGAGAAAATAGAGATGGTGGACCCAAAAAGACACGTGGGGAGAGGCAGTTGGCTGTCGAAATTCGGGTGCAAATTTAAGAGCCAGGTGTGCGATTCGCATGAAcgggcggcggcggcggcggagaCAAGGAAGGGCCGCAGCCACCGCCCGGCCGCCATGAAAAATTGA